DNA from Asterias amurensis chromosome 7, ASM3211899v1:
CGCATGACATTATGGGTTGGGCCGACTTGGATGCACCCTTACCCTTGAAGAGTTTCAAGTGACCAAACTCAAACTCGAAGGTGAAGTCGACCTGCTTGTTCTTATCTAGGATATGTGGGCAGTCCGCTTCGGCCATACACTCACATTCTTTGCATTTGCGAATGAGGCATTTGGTGTTATCCTCAGCTCCGATCACTGTAATAAAGAGAATTTTAACGAAGATCAACATAAGGTCCAAAAGTCAGCCCAAATATTGACATGCAATACTCAATACACAGTCACGTAGATCGAACTAAAGTACAGTCAACATTTTATCGGTAAACATTAACCTTTTCAATTAGTATTGAAATCTTTTGAATTTAAAGGGACCGGGGCAGGGAGACAGAGCGACCGGGCAAACGGGAAGGGGGGTTGTCACATGAACTGTTCATTTCACCAAGGTCTACTTAATGTATTTCCAATTGTGTGGTCCAAACTCTACACAATTTGCTTATTCAGTAATCAGATGGAGCCTTAAAGGTTATGGGCAAACATGGTAATGGTCACACCAGCCTCCCCCACATTCAAAGAGATCACACTGAACCATACAGAATACAAGTTATGGAACACATACATCACACAACTGCAAGAAAGATGATCCTCTTACCATACATTGGTAATAACACTAAAATAAATGCATAACAATTCAGAAGAAACAAAAGTTTAATTAAtagacaaataaaacaaataaataaataaatacaattttaacAGGAAAATAATACACAAAAAGTGTTACTATTGGCAGTTTTGTCAATTAATAAGTATTTGAACTTCACATACCAACTTCGTACATCGGAGCCTCTGGACTGTCTTCGTCTGAAGCAGCAATACTGAAATGAGCATCGCGGTCTGCGGTCAAACCAATCTCCAACGCTTTCTGAGGCATGTGAATTTTCTCAAATGGTAGTGGGTAGGCCATGTCGCAATCGAAGGTCCAGAATATACCCCTTGCTAAATATAAATGAtcgtcaaataaaaaaaagataattagAAATCAAGAATGGAAAAGACTCAATTGATGCAGTCAAAGATGCCGGTTAGGCCGTATATTATTTTGTCCTCGCATGctgcaaactgtgtacaaacgtctcctggtagcgccctctgttgaatcatAGTCTTGCAGCCTACGTTATTTTCAGCCAGCGTTATTTCATCATATTATGTGGGGGGAAAAAATCTCTGGCGGAAAGCTTTTCATGGGacaccggtgtcgcatgcaagtATGTCctttatgcaatactatccggatgacggttttgcatatgcaatcgtgtccacccggacgctgctgcataatgcaatgtgtccgcccggacacatttgcatatgcagttgtgtccgcctcgtgcaaaaccgtctttgcagtaaattaaatccttggtcgacggaacacgttccccattttttttacaagcaaagtgcatgtcatgaatgacatgggaaatgttcggtcGTTCGGTTTTCGCTGCAATCacaaaatacgtgaatattcatgctgcatattatacgtaggttcagtgcgtgcacgctcgcttacgcgcccAAAACATTTACAGTCATGCACATGTCCTCCAGACGGTtcttgcatagccccggacacgattgcatatgcaaaagtgtccagagcggacattattgcatggcggacacatttgcatctGACATCGGCAGTATAACTACAAGGTACTAATCAAACGTGCGGGACAaacaacataaataaaataaaaactacgttattcagagggagccgttcctcacaatgttttatactatcattagctctccgttgctagtaaagtttaaaggaacacgttgccttagatcggacgagttggtctatcaaaagcctttgaaaccgtttcttatgaaatgtatatggttagaaagatgtttttaaagtagaatataatgatccacacaagtatcactcaaaattgcacggttttctttttacgtcgcgaactattacggtcggccatttatgggagtcaaaattttgactcccataaatggccgaccgtgttattggacgaggtaaaaagaaaaccacgcaatttcgaggcatatttgtgtagatcattgtattctacttttacaacatctttctaaccatatgcattttataacaaacggtcacaaacgcttttcaaagaccaactcgaccgatccaaggcaacgtgttcctttaaatgccaacaattattctgagtaaagTAAAATATAgtatccagtacctttaaggtaATTTAGAACAAAAGATGTTAACCCATGACCACTTACCAGTTTGATATTCGAATTTGTAGTACACAAGATATGAAGATGACGCTCCCTTGAAGGCTGCAAGTGAGACCTCAAGCGGCGAGGTGTCCGACCACGAGACAAATGCAGGTTGCATGttcagaccaactcgaccaactGATATGGTTTTCTTAGCGAAGCTTATCCACAAATCTTCAAAGTCGTCGCGGCTGGAGCTGTTAATTACGCAGTCCCCTTCTTTCACAACTTTACcgtttttcttgatttgcagtTTTGTGTTTCCTGCGGCTCGGAAGACTGTTTTCGAAAAGCAACAAAACAAAGCAAAGATTGGTACAAAATATATGAAAACAATTACATTTAATGAGTTTGGATACTTCTTATATAggacacaatgtccatagatttacatttaacttttaaAAGATAATGATGTAAAgcaagcttcccttaaaacataacttgttgaggtgctgttatttttgagaaacttgtaaaaaaaactaagCATTTAACACTTTTGTAGAAGTTACAATAAAACGTTCATAACCTACCAATCTCATATGTATTGACGTCATCATATCCCTTGGATAACAAGACCGTCACCTCTGAATCTATCGCAAGACCAAGTCGTAATTGTCGGTCGTATACCTGGAAGCTTTCACCCAGGTAAGTGTAATGATCGGCTCTCAGGTTCACGTTGACTGTTCGCCAGGTAATTGTATTAACTGTGGATATACAGATAGCAGCACGATTAGGTTAACAACTTTCTTTATAAACAAAACTCAATGACATGTTAGAAACTTGTTATTTGACCTCAAACTCGGACCTCACCACCgactaaaacaaacaacatgttAAACCTGCCCTTTCAGTTTGAAACGCATTGGGACTTGTTTGTCTTGTTATTAATTGATTTGTGTATAATTAAACACATTCTTTAAAATACGTATTTGAAAGATGCCCTAGCGATATATTAATGTTACCATTGATGCTCCTTTTTAGATGTGGATaacacataaacaaaaacaaatgaattgaGCTTAAAACACATTCCAAACAAGATTATAGTAAACAAATCAAAGTACAATGAGAACTGaccattaaattcaattcatgaATGATTTATATcagtataaataaacaaatgatgAGCAAACCTTGCTCGGTAATGGCTTCATATATCTTCCAGGTCGCCACATAACCGTCCCCAGAGCTGACAAACACAAGCATAGGACAAGTTGGTGGTTCACCGTTGAATGACATCAGCTCAGTAAATGATGCATCAAGGATACCAACTATCAGAGACCCAGTTGATGTAAATCGGATGTAGTAATCAGCAAAGGCTGTCGCACTCAGTTGACCGCTAATGTCCACCTTAGATACAGATTGACACTTGTTCTCACAGTGCTCAATTCGAGCTGAGGTTTTACCCAAATCTAAGGTAAAACCATAAAATAGGTTAACTTTACCGAACATTTTCCCAACATTTTATTATTGCGTTGCAGTTCTAGTGTAGCTGACAATCGTTTAGGTGGTGAATCTGGTCCGCGTTGGACTTGCGTCTCGTGTCTATTTGAGATTTGCGGGGAAAAAAGTGAACACCgactgaaaaacaaattaactttgGGGAACCTTAAATATGAGATGAATTGCTAGTTTTCTGTTTACGGTAGATAATATTCATATTGTTACCTTTTGGATTTTAAATAGTTCAGAAGACAAACTCGCCATATTTTGCTGATGCAAATTGCAAAGCTAAACCATTACTGCTTTAAAGTAATTAAGCGCTCGAGAGCCTCAAAGAAATCGGGCCAAGGCTTGTTAAGTCAATAtgaaactttggaacgctaggtggcagctgACTTACCAGATTGACCAGATACAATTGCTTACGTAGTTCTGATCATGCGCACATAATACCGAGAACAGTTGATAttaccttgtaagtctgctgccaccaagtatCCCAAAAGACTCCCCTAAAGACAGTTTGTGTCAAGAAGTCTCCATAAATTGAACGAAGAAATGTAGAAGGAATCAAGGGGAATGGCAGTTGGtgcttttaataaaatattaattgattattacatttttttttacatcgtTCATAAAATGTATTACATACTCAAGGTTTTTGAAAAAGCTTGATATTATTTGTTGTACTCACAAACGTAGTAGTAGACATGCGAATAAACTGCAGATTTGAATCCGATGCGAACACTGTCGTAACACATGACACTGAACCGCAGCAAATAGGAAGAATGTGTGTAGAAAGCCATGAGTGGGATATCAACATCTTCCATCTCGCCATTGGTTGATTCTAGTATCACGTGATCTGTACGTAGGAGTCAATAACATTTGTAATTTCTGCGCAGATTTCCTTCGGAGCCGTGGCTCTCCTTCAAATACAATGTTTAAAACCACATTATTTATGTTACCCAATTgattaattcattattattttgggtTGAAACATTTTTCCATATTAAGAATTGTAGCAGCTTGTATGTCAATTTGGCATTAGCTAATGGCCGGACGGTCACTGCAAGGCGATTTCTACAATATTAACCGATTTTggctgtcgacccaaatcaactgtcaccaggggcatgaTGCCACCTGCTCATGGGGCttgaacagggttaccccctccACAGTCTCTAAGGGTGTAGGCATGGGCATCATCCACTAtcaggagcctggctggtagagcaaaaTGCACTACTTCCAACTTTTAACAAAGCGAATAATAAGGTTATAGGTGCCTTGCTGAAGGCCAAAAGTTTCATACGGTAACATCGGTTTGAGCCAACATTCTTCTGCTGTcaacaacctgggcccaatttcaaagcgctgctaagcatacaaatttgctatgcatgaaatttcttccttgataaaaaaacaggattgccaaccaatttctatttgttgcatattgcttgttactggtattattttagctgttgtttgtttatcctgaaaatcacgtggacgaTTTGATAGTAATCATGTTattatcaaggaataaatttcatgcttagcaaatgtttgtgcttagcagctccatgaaattgggcccagggctgaTATACAGTTGTTCTCTTCACAGTATGTaagaatgtaggcttgggtatcatccactataggAGCCTGAATACACAACCTTCGCTGAACATTTTACAAAGCGAGTAAAGTGAAGTGCTTTGATCAAGGACACAAgagtcatgaccaggattcgaacccacattctgttgCTGATAACAACATGGGCTCCATGATATAcagttacccccttcacagtatGTAAGGATTTAGGCTTGTGTATTATgttgagcagaatgcactaccttccaaatattttacaaagcGACTGGCTAGAGTGAAGTACCTTGCTCAAGAgacatgaccgggattcgaacatACACCCTGCTTCTGACAACAGCAGAGCTTTGGTCTGACAAGCTGTTTGGGTTACCATTTGcgatatttatatttgtttcaacaAGTGACGAAACAAACACCCACTGTACTACATTGGGGGAAAAGGGCCGGACTTATAATGACGATACCTTTATAGTATAGAGTAATCACAAATCATAAAGATAATTAGaaagaattgttttaattatatagacagaacaatattaaacaaaatgaaagaactTACCATTCTCATTTGGACCTATTTTCGTTTTGGGGGAGAAAAAGGACAAGAAATTAAGCAAAACATAAGTTAATGCAGATTTAAAGCACAATTttagaagaaaagaaagaaaaaaaaacaatcttaatCCTGAAGATTCGACACAGGGTGTATCTGCATAtagacaaaataataatatattgaaATAGGTAAAACACTCTCCCTTATAGACATATGAATTTGTGTTCAAATAACACGAACTGCATTCAAATATTCAGTGTCATCCGACACGAGTGTTGACTTCTGTGACAACTTGAACAACAATCCCATGAGAGATTTGCAAATTCTAAAACTTTATTAGTTTTACTCATTATTTATTCGACGTCAACAAAAAAGTAACAACAAATGCAATACAAGTAAAATGAAGAAACTATAAACCCAAAATaaccaaaacagaaacaacaaagaCAAACACAAATACAAGCCTATCCGCCAAACAGACTGACCAGTCATGACATTATGATTACACGAGGGCAGCTAGAACAATGAGTGTTGGAGTGTATGAGGGGAGCGAGCACAATGTTTCAATCTGGGAAGGACACAAGAAAAATACCAAGCAAAAGGACAAAACAATACTATTTGAATAACTAAGGAAGTATGTTGTCACACACATAGTAAAACAGGAAATATCGGCTAAGAGTAAACACGGTAGTTCACCGGGCCCggagaaaatttttttttggcTGAGACGGATAACATGTGAATGAATTGGAAAGTGTTTGATTGAACTTACTGTCTTCACATCTGTTCCCAGAGTAGCTGGGCTTACATGCACATTTAAATTCGGATCCTCTTGCTTTACAAGTTCCTCCGTTGAAACAGGGCTCGCTTTCACATGGTCCAACGGCAGTTGCTGTCAGTGATAAAGCAAAAGTATCTCTATCCATGGATTTCATTTACTAACATTTtcgtttcattttcatttttgtttcaaagccattggacactttcgaaaacagtattgtccaaaggcccacacttcgtgtatcacaacttatatataaaataacaaacctgtgaaaatttaggctcaatcggtcatcggagtcaggagaaaataacggacaagacccacccttgtttccggacgtttcgccgtgtcgtgacatgtgtttaaaacaaacccgtaattctcgatgtcgagaattgataattgtttgaatgttttcttaaaaagtaaagcatttcatggaatgaaatttcaagagaagtctttcaccattaccttctgtaagtacatttttatttgcataccatgtgttttttatttacctATTTCGCATCGTTTCCCCTCAAATCGTTTGGTGCATTGACAGTAGAAATCGCGACCGTCCGGAAAGCAGGTTCCACCGTTGGTACATGGGCTGTCCTCACAGGGACCAGGTTGGACTAAAAACAAACcagaaaatgaatgaaaaagttcTCCTTCTCACCTTCAAATGCCTCCACGGTCTAGCTCCTCCCTACCTATCTGAACTTATAACCATCACGCAACCATCCCGCTACTCCCTTCGCTCATCTCAAGGCATCACGCTGAACCACCCATCTCCCAAGATGCTACCCACACTTGGTAATAGAGCCTTCGCTACTGCTGCTCCCAAACTGTGAAATAAACTACCAGTGTCTCTCCGTAATCAACAATCTTTCAATCTGTTCAAAACACTGCTCAAAACTCACCTGTTCTGTTAAACATTTATCTctgtcaggcgcattttgaacATGTATATGGTAAATGCGCTATAAGTacattacattattattattatcacacccgagtaaaatgcatttgatttgttttaataactcGGGTGAATACTGAGTGTACAATGCTAATGGGTAAAACCATAGTGACTATTATTTCTCGTGTTACAGAAAATAAGGGTTGATTACAACGGCTttgaatttcaattcaatttaactcGACTcaattcatttaaaatttatttcCTATGGGTagataagtaggattttaaattttgcatggtgaaaaaacaaacgatttaaaaaaaggtttgcggtaacaccatgtaatgataaactccaaatgagttgggggtggttgtGAAacccaacgtttcgatcagaatGCTCTgttcgtcttctggagaaagatgCTAAGTTTTACCTTGTTCACAGTTGGTGCCTTCGTATGGAAACATGCAGTGACATTGGTAGTCGTCACCTCTTGTTAAACATCTGCCGTCATTCTTACATGGGCTTCTGTCACATGGATTTACCTTGATAACTGCAACAAACAGGGAACGAATACAATAGTTAAAGCCAGTGCAGCCGACTTCACAAAATGTTGAGATTAATCCTATTTAGATTAGGACAAGTAGAAAAATCCAGTCTTAGCCCAGGATGGGTTCAGTGCGCCCTAACGTCTTAAGATACGGAActtaattctaagttaggaagagtttagtgaaatcgacggctgaataCCTTTTTGTATCTCGACCATTGCATTTAACTAACGAACACATACAAACTTAAAATGCAAACAGCAGGcaacatattttaaaagtaatttataGTACAGTTTAACAATGCAAAACTTAGATAAAGAAATTACTCGTTCAACTGAACAATGCTAAAAGCAGGTAGCAATGTATGTATCTCAAATATTGCTACGTTAGTATGAGATAAACATTTCCGGTCTTCTTTATTATGCtgcaaaatttgttgaaaatatttGTGTCTGTGATAATGTTCCTTCACcaatttaaataaaaagagACAAATCAAGGCGAAGTTTTTGGAAGATCATTTTGTTAGAGGGTGCATTGTTCGTGTCCTTACCGTGATTGCAACGTGAACCCCCGTAGTTTGGATTGCATTCACACCTGTATCCTCCGTCCCGGGTCGAGTAGCATTTACCGTGGCCAGAGCAAGGGTCTTGTTCACATGGATTGGGTACGGGAGCTTCGGTagattaacaaaaacaaaaacacagtgcCGTCAACGAAAGCAACAACCACTGGCGGAGTTATCGTTCATAGTAAATTGCATAACAAAAGCCCTGAAAACAAGAGCTTATCCAACAAAACAATGACAAGCAAATTACAGTTTCGATACAAGCCTTCTGTGTTGTAGATTTGTATTGCTGCACGTTACGCAAGCAAATATGTGACCGTGAACGTTAGAAAATTTGGTTATTAAAATCCCACGTTTTTACCATACGTGAAGTTACAACTTTTCAAGTCAGGTTCGTAGGCTATGTGCAGACACCATACGTGACCATGAAATAAGCCCAAAGcggtgacgtcacctagaaactaCATACTTTTCTAAAGTTTTGCACTCGTAACGTGCAGTTAATTCTccatattgtctggtacaatgacgtgcttgatcacaagtgaCTGTTTAAATTCGAATTCCTCCGACTAAAGAGACCGTTGCTATGTTACCTAATTCGGGgcaaaacaaacacattacCAGTAAATCGAAGTGTGTTTCAATCGTTTCTAAATTATTCAAATGTGTTAGAGGATGTAGAAATAATAACTGCACAATTCTAACCAATTTCACAGCGTCTTCCTGCATATCCTGGTcgacatttacatgtatacgGGTCACCCTCGGGCAAACAGGTTCCTCCGTTCCAACATGGGTTGTAATCACATGGTTGGGGTGCTGTAACatgcaaacaaacacaaattttacTACATCATATCTCAGTACTATTATCAGCATTATCTGATTGCTTAAAGTTTCGCTTTTGGTTTCATACacgatgggagacttttgggacgcttggtggcagcagacttaccaggtaaaattcattgtcctcgcatgctcagaactacgtaaaccaTTACaacttacctggtaggtctgctgacACCTAGCCTTCAAAAGTctccaataaaaaaaaggtaGTTGAAACTGAAATAGTGAACCCTTGATTAACAAATAATGGTAACCAGTTTGTATTATCGCACGTTCAGATCTTTGTTGAAATTGGTTGAAGACACCACGTGTTATCGTAGTTTGGTAATGCTGAACCCTTATGTGACCCACAAAATTGGATAGTTTATAACAATAGCAAccttactgttattattactgttaaTATCTAGAAATATGCGAACTCGTCACTGACCTGGGATTTCTGTAGAAGACGACGAGCTGTTCAAAAAGAGGAACAGATAAACCCAAAATGGTTTAATTTCAACATTGTTTGATGATCATAACAAGTTTTCAAAGCAAAAGCCATGTTGTAAAACCATAAGGtaattgcaaaacaaaacaaaaaaatcataataacaCATTGAATAATAAAGGTATTATCTCATGAATTGgtgcaaatatttgttttatatgagGAGGGAAAACCTAGAGAttagaaaacaatgaaaacgaTTACGGCACTAGACAATATTTGTATTACTCAAagtagttgttagcataaaaacctacttggtaacaagcaatgtagagctgttgatagtataaaacaatgtgagaaacggctccctctgaagtaaccgtagtttttgagaaagaagttaattTCCACatacttgatttcgaaacctcataattagattttgaggtcccgaaatcaagcatctgaaagcacacaatcttCGTGtggcatgggtgttttttcttccctcgttatctggcaacttcgactagcaattgagttcaaattttcacagggttgtttttgtatgcaaatgtcgagatacaccaagtgcgatcACTGGtgtctgacaattaccaatagtgtcgagtgtctttaaactttatttttaaaagcaataaaTGCCAACCTCGACAATAGTATTACATTGAGGGAAAAATCACCCAGAGGACAATGTATTTACCCGCTCGATCTGCTCCCATGGCTGTGAGTTGTGCGTGGTCTTTTCGCTTCGAgggaataataaacaaaatactgtTAAGATTTCTGAATACAGATACCGGAAGGGCTTTAAAACTTCTTTCGTGGAAAAGTTGTATACTCCTGCTTTCCACAAAGACACTGAATCAGACTGACAAATGCAATCAAATAATAGCCACCCCCTAAGTAAATGGCTACAAGAAGAACACGATTGAACATGAAAATAACTTAGGAGtccagattaaaggaacacgtcgccttaaatcggacgagttggtctataaaaagcgtttgtaaccgtttttataaaatgcatatggttggaaagatgttatagaaatataatacaatgatccacacaagtttaccttgaaattgcgtggttttcattttactgtgcgaactaacacggtcggtcatttatgggagtaaaatttttgactcccataaatggccgaccgtgtaattgactcccataaatggccgaccgtgttagtcgacgaggtaaaaggaaaaccgtgcaatttcgcaTGTTtatgcggatcattgtattctacttttacaacatctttctacccatatgcatattatgttcaaaaaactgttacaaacgcttttcaaagaccaactcgtccgatccaaggcaacgtgttcctttaactttaaaAAGTCCTAATTGTAGGAATTGGTGGGGTTGAGGAAATCCACTAGACAAGGAAtttcaaagagatgcagtacttGTAATAAACCTGTTGGAGTGACACTTTGATCTACATCTCAACAAATCAAGAGTGATTGGGTGAGTAGAAGCAGACACTCTGATTACACGCTCAAACACCCTGATATGAGGAACTAGGTGGgacacactggtggcacattTACCATGAAAGTATATGTGGAAAAGACAGAGGCTGGCAACAGACATGTATGGTGGGAAAAATGTTGTAACGTTGACCCTAACACTTAATGACAGGCAAACGAGAGAATCGTGATTAACAGATGAATACAAATCGGCCTACTT
Protein-coding regions in this window:
- the LOC139940089 gene encoding uncharacterized protein, giving the protein MGRFCFDFAFCSLVFLFLAIYSVDGHFSFHGAGSNLKGSESNSKGSGSSSKGGSHDHHAPYPQPCDSHPCQHGGVCQNKGKLFECVCPSGCSGRRCENGLVRDPCANNPCEHGGACSPYGSSYRCSCPSAYMGSRCQLGKKQKTTRSSGSGSTSSGSGGHTNPHHSNSKSSSGSKEVPGPVQDPCANNPCEHGGACSPYGSSYRCSCPSAYMGSRCQFGKKQKTTRSSGSGSTSSGSGGHTNPHHSNSKSSSGSKEVPGPVQDPCANNPCEHGGACSPYGSSYRCSCPSAYSGSRCQFGKKQKTTRSSGSGSTSSGSGGHTNPHHSNSKSSSGSKEVPGPVQDPCANNPCEHGGACSPYGSSYRCSCPSAYSGSRCQFGKKQKTTRSSGSGSTSSGSGGHTNPHHSNSQSSSGSKEVPGPVQDPCANNPCEHGGACSRYGSSYRCRCPSAYMGSRCQIGKTQHPTKSSSKESGSSSHGNSKSGSGDHSPKRHRSGSKSESKSGSGSGRGSGSGSGSNERIGRCRSPCEKNPCKRGSCQVFGKTFKCKCPSGFKGRRCQFTKRPRTTHSHGSRSSGSSSSTEIPAPQPCDYNPCWNGGTCLPEGDPYTCKCRPGYAGRRCEIAPVPNPCEQDPCSGHGKCYSTRDGGYRCECNPNYGGSRCNHVIKVNPCDRSPCKNDGRCLTRGDDYQCHCMFPYEGTNCEQVQPGPCEDSPCTNGGTCFPDGRDFYCQCTKRFEGKRCEIATAVGPCESEPCFNGGTCKARGSEFKCACKPSYSGNRCEDSPNENDHVILESTNGEMEDVDIPLMAFYTHSSYLLRFSVMCYDSVRIGFKSAVYSHVYYYVYLGKTSARIEHCENKCQSVSKVDISGQLSATAFADYYIRFTSTGSLIVGILDASFTELMSFNGEPPTCPMLVFVSSGDGYVATWKIYEAITEQVNTITWRTVNVNLRADHYTYLGESFQVYDRQLRLGLAIDSEVTVLLSKGYDDVNTYEIVFRAAGNTKLQIKKNGKVVKEGDCVINSSSRDDFEDLWISFAKKTISVGRVGLNMQPAFVSWSDTSPLEVSLAAFKGASSSYLVYYKFEYQTARGIFWTFDCDMAYPLPFEKIHMPQKALEIGLTADRDAHFSIAASDEDSPEAPMYEVVIGAEDNTKCLIRKCKECECMAEADCPHILDKNKQVDFTFEFEFGHLKLFKGKGASKSAQPIMSCEDREPLIGLEYLALSTGFESDGESHWKTYNV